The Pirellulales bacterium DNA window GCATCGAAGAAGCCAAGACTGCGATAATAGGATGTCAAACGCTGCACGTCTTCTTCGATTTTGCTTCGATCGACTTTGCCGCCAAACACCCACAGCACGCTCCGCGAAGTTTGAATTTGCGTGCGTAAGCGGCCGTCGCTGGCAATGGTATTTCCTTCGAATGATGTCCAAAAGATTTTTTCTTGCGTCCCTTCGTGAACGCTGAGGACAGCCTTGGCGTCTTTCAGGTCGTTCCCCTCGATCACCTTGACGGAGGCGTGTGGGTAGCCTTGCGCGCGATATTCGGTTTCCAGCCGCCGGCGGGCTTCTTCGACTTGATAGGGGTCGAGCGCGCCTCCTTTTTGCAATTCCGACTGTTTGAGTAGCTTGCGATTAGTTCTGTCTTGATTGCCGACGAAGATCACGTCTTGCAGCATCGACCGCTCGACGACCTGGAAAATCACCTCCACGCCATCGGGCAAGTCGCGAAGCTGCACTTTCGCGTCAAGAAAGTGACGGTCGCTGTTCAGGTTGCGAACGTCTTCAAGCACCAAACGCTGATCGTAGGGCTGCCCGATGCGGGTGTTCAGTTTTTGCAGCTTCGCCACGTCGGTCGTATGGTTCCCCTCGAAGCGGATGCTCTTGACGATGCGTTCGCCGGCAGTCGGCGGCAATGGCTGGCTGCCCTTCGGAACTGCAATGGCGCCTGAATACCCCGCAGAACCGTCCGCTGATCTCTGTGGGGGTCGCTTCGGCGTACCGCTTCGATCTTGCTGCTCGTAGAATTCTGGTGAATCCAAGTTTTGTGAACCGGGCGAGCCTGGCATGCCCGGCGGAATCGCGAAGTTTGGTTCCGTATAGGGAGGATAGCTCGACTGCGGCGTGGACGGGCCATTTTGCGAGTACTGCGCATAGAGCGGCCAGGCCACCGTCAGCGAGGCAGCAAACACCAGTGTGCAGCCGACCACCAGTCGCAGGCGGAATGCCACCATCGAGCGCGGTTCCCTACCAAAGTTGCGAGGCACCGGAAAAGGATGTTCGAGACGAGTTGATCGCGGCGGCGCGGCGAACCGCGACCGAGCAGCGCTGAATTCCGACAAGTGTGCCCGTCGCGAACTGCGACGAGCAACGATCTTGTGGATGGCAAGCCTACTTAAGTGCGCGCGCGGTGAACCCGTGGCGGCGCACTTTTACCGCTCAAGGAAGGCGGGTAAATACTGGAAATTGGCCTGCCGCGGCAAGGGGAGTTCGGCAAAAAGCCATGATCCACGAAAACCCGAGCCACGCCCGCTCGGAAGCGATCTGTCGCGCTAATCGCTTCTTATTGGGCGCTGCCTGGAATTGTATCACTCGTGGTTGGGTAGCGTAGAACCGTGGAAGATCGCCAGGAACTGCCTATCTTTCCAGAGGTCTAAAAAATCGCTAGAACACAAGCTAGCGATTCTGCAAAATTCAACCATCCTTCTCTATTTTGACGGATCTAGAAATGGCTCGGCGTTTGATTGTTCTGACGGAAGGCTACAGCAACCCGATCAACGCCAAGACGGCAGTCAGTGTCATTCGCTATCGACCTGGTGACGTGGTGGCCGTACTCGATTCGGCATTTGCTGGCAAGACGGCTAGCGACTTGCTGGGCATTGGCGGCGACATTCCTGTGGTCGGTTCGATTGAACAAGCGCCTGTGGCTGATACGCTTCTGGTAGGAATCGCGCCACAAGGAGGCAAGCTGCCCGCGGGAATGCGACAAGCAGTGCTAGCAGCGATCCAGCGCGGCATGACGATCGAATCGGGCCTGCACGAGTTCTTGGCCGATGACCCCGAATTTGCCGCCGCCGCCGCCGAGCACGGCTCCCAATTGATCGACGTTCGCCGCAATCGCGAGCGTGACGTGGCCAAACGCGAAGGGATCGACGAACGTTGCCTGCGCATTCACGCGGTCGGCAACGATTGCTGCGTTGGCAAAATGGTCGTATCGATCGAAGTGGCCGATGCGCTGAAGGCCAAGGGGCACGATGCAGTGTTCGTCGCCACGGGACAAACTGGGATCATGATCGCCGGTTCGGGGTGTCCCATCGATTGTGTGGTGTCGGACTTTATCAACGGGGCCTCCGAAAAGCTGGTGCTCGCCCATCAGCAGCATGAAATAATGGTGATCGAAGGGCAGGGTTCGCTCGCGCATCCAGCCTATTCCGCGGTGACGCTGGGCTTGTTGCATGGCTGCATGCCGGACGGACTGATCGTGTGCTACGAAGTTGGCCGCACGCACGTCAACGGCCTGGAGCATGTTCCACTCAAGTCGCTAGAAGAAATCATTCGCGCCAATGAAGCGATGGCCAATCTGATGCACCCGTGCCGGGTGATTGGCGTTGCAATGAACAGCCGGCTTTGCACACCTCAGCAGGCGGAAATTGAACGCGAGCAAGTGCGTGCGCGGTTAAGCTTACCCGTGTGCGACGTTTACCGCCACGGCGCGGACGAACTGGCCGATGCAGTGCTGAGGCTGCAGCGCGAAATTGGCAAAGGGGTGTGAAATAATGCGCTCGTCACGCTCCGCCGTGAAGTATTCAGATGCATACCGATCGCGCGTGCAAATTCTGTAAGTTATCAAAGCCTTTTTCGCTGTAATCATCACGGCGGAGCCTGATAATTGCATGTGAGGTAGGATGCTGAGTGTCGATTCGATCTACCAAATCTGCACACGTTCTTCCGGCTTTCGATACCACTTATCGCCAGGTTCGATGTCGAAAGCATCATAAAACGGCCCGAAGTTCGACAGCGGCACAAGGGTGCGGAACTTGCCCGGCGAGTGCGGGTTGGTGCGGATCATCAGACGCAGTTCGGCATCGCGATCTGAACCTCGCCACACTTGGGCGAAGCCGATAAAAAACCGCTGCGGGCCGGTAAAGCCGTCGATCACGGGCGCTTCCTTACCGCCGAGCGAGTCTTGATACGCGGCATAAGCAATGGAGACGCCGCCCAGGTCGGCGATGTTTTCTCCCAGCGTCAAGCGGCCGTTGACATGCAGGTCATCAATCGCGAGGCAGTCGTCGTATTGCTTCACGAGCTTGTTGGCCAGCGCCATGAAGCGGCCGCGATCGGCTTCGGTCCACCAGTTTCGTAAATTGCCGTCGCCGTCGGATTGGCTGCCTTGGTCGTCGAAGCCGTGCGTGATTTCGTGGCCGATTACCGCGCCGATGGCTCCGTAATTCACGGCATCGTCGGCTGTGGGATTGAAAAACGGCGGCTGCAAAATTCCGGCTGGAAACGTAATTTCATTCTGCGTGGAACTATAGAAGGCGTTCACAGTCTGCGGCGTCGTGTGCCATTCTTCTCGGTCGACGGTCTTCCCGAGCTTCGAGAATCGATAGCGGGTATCGAAGGCCTCGGCCCGAAGTACGTTTTGCACGTAAGAATCGGCGACAACTTCCAGGTCGGAATAATCTCGCCATTTTTCCGGATAGCCAATTTTTGGCGCGATCTTCGCCAGTTTGTCGAGCGCCTGTTTCTTGGTTTCATCTCCCATCCAGTCGCGCGTCGCCAACCGCTGGCGGAAGGCGTCGATCAGGTTCTTCACGAGTTGGTCCATTCGCCGCTTGGCGGCGGGTTGGAAGTGCTTTTCGACATAGAGTTTACCGAGCGCCTCGCCCATTTCTCCGTCGATGGTCGCGATCACACGTTTGAAGCGTGGCTGCATTTCTTTCACGCCGCGCAGCTCGCCGCTGTAAAAGCGAAAGTGCTCTTCCTCAAATGGCGAGCTAAGAAAGGGAGCGGTCGAGCGAATTAAATGCCAGCGCAAGTAGGTTTGCCAATCCTCGATGGGCGCGCTTGTCAACAGTATATTGACGCGCTGGAAAAACTCCGGCTGTCCGACGATGATCTCCTTTGCTTGGCTAAGACCCACAATTTGCAGATATTTCAGCCAGTCGATACTTGGAGCCAGCGCCGACAATTCCGCGATTGTTTTCTTGTTGTACTGCGATTCGCGGTCCCGAAGCTGCGTCGGCGTGCGCGATGCTTCCGCCAGCTTGGTTTCGATCTCCACGACCGTACTGGCGTGCTTCTTTGCGTCGAGGTCGGAGTCCC harbors:
- a CDS encoding M13 family metallopeptidase; amino-acid sequence: MGSLAVFGLAAMTLANTLGSGIDRKAFDTSVKPGDDFFQYVNGTWIAHHPIPSEFSRWGAFHQLRDSTTLALRDILEALVADSGKLDPERRKLRDFYRTAMNEEKIEQQGLKPLAGELQRIEHIDSIEGLGNALASFQAEGISLLFHLGVSPDEKDSTHYAVDLMQGGLGLPERDYYLGDKDDLKKIREKYREHVARMFQLLGDSDLDAKKHASTVVEIETKLAEASRTPTQLRDRESQYNKKTIAELSALAPSIDWLKYLQIVGLSQAKEIIVGQPEFFQRVNILLTSAPIEDWQTYLRWHLIRSTAPFLSSPFEEEHFRFYSGELRGVKEMQPRFKRVIATIDGEMGEALGKLYVEKHFQPAAKRRMDQLVKNLIDAFRQRLATRDWMGDETKKQALDKLAKIAPKIGYPEKWRDYSDLEVVADSYVQNVLRAEAFDTRYRFSKLGKTVDREEWHTTPQTVNAFYSSTQNEITFPAGILQPPFFNPTADDAVNYGAIGAVIGHEITHGFDDQGSQSDGDGNLRNWWTEADRGRFMALANKLVKQYDDCLAIDDLHVNGRLTLGENIADLGGVSIAYAAYQDSLGGKEAPVIDGFTGPQRFFIGFAQVWRGSDRDAELRLMIRTNPHSPGKFRTLVPLSNFGPFYDAFDIEPGDKWYRKPEERVQIW
- a CDS encoding DUF1611 domain-containing protein, with translation MARRLIVLTEGYSNPINAKTAVSVIRYRPGDVVAVLDSAFAGKTASDLLGIGGDIPVVGSIEQAPVADTLLVGIAPQGGKLPAGMRQAVLAAIQRGMTIESGLHEFLADDPEFAAAAAEHGSQLIDVRRNRERDVAKREGIDERCLRIHAVGNDCCVGKMVVSIEVADALKAKGHDAVFVATGQTGIMIAGSGCPIDCVVSDFINGASEKLVLAHQQHEIMVIEGQGSLAHPAYSAVTLGLLHGCMPDGLIVCYEVGRTHVNGLEHVPLKSLEEIIRANEAMANLMHPCRVIGVAMNSRLCTPQQAEIEREQVRARLSLPVCDVYRHGADELADAVLRLQREIGKGV